In one Lujinxingia vulgaris genomic region, the following are encoded:
- the dnaX gene encoding DNA polymerase III subunit gamma/tau: MSYKVLARKWRPEHFEQVVGQGHVARTLKNAIEQNRVHHAYLFCGARGVGKTSTARILAKALNCEQGPTSTPCYKCASCLEISKGQSVDVFEIDGASNRGINEIRELREGVRYAPSRDRNKIYIIDEVHMLTTEAFNALLKTLEEPPDHARFIFATTEPQKIPVTILSRCQRFDFKRIGQNDIVEHLEHLCREEGIDAERAALQIVARQAAGGMRDALSLLDQIISFSGKTIKESEIAEVLGVANRRHLFDLSEAVLSHDAERALVVVDEVNRYGYDMQQFASELVTHFRDLMVTSVVKDPELVTELTESELEVARRQIAGQPQELLHRCFSVMVEGAQKMHRSPYPRLIFEMTLVRLAALEPMVGLDLLVDRLGLLEEALSDDIGGEIEWPERPAPRVVAAAPAPAPSPAEKKTLSEVAPATEGHVSEVTEGHASVVTEGQEVTEGHASEVTEGQVSEVTEGQVTEGQEVTEGHVSEVTEGQVSEVTGGHASEVTEGQVSEVTGGEVAEVTGGHASEVTEGEVSEVTEGEVSEVTEGEVSEVTEGEVSEVTEGEVSEVTEGEVSEVTEGEVSEVTEGQPEVENAPEIEIAPEPQTDSDLATATLAPPKPQIPERLIKADVDALEVPDAAALKTPEQRWKAVVEFVRQSNAPVAAACEYAYVQRFEEGEVRLNFTEAFADIAQEDARKKTIEDAVKRIFGADWRLVMEKIDEEAARGVTNLAEEREEDIRRRRAELVEEVRTDPVVAEAQKLFGAEDVRVSVKLFDE; encoded by the coding sequence ATGTCGTACAAGGTGTTGGCCAGGAAGTGGCGCCCCGAGCATTTTGAACAGGTCGTAGGCCAGGGCCATGTCGCCCGCACGCTCAAGAACGCCATTGAGCAGAACCGGGTGCACCACGCCTATCTGTTCTGCGGGGCGCGCGGGGTGGGTAAGACCTCGACTGCGCGCATTCTGGCCAAGGCGCTCAACTGCGAGCAGGGGCCGACGTCCACGCCCTGTTATAAGTGCGCGTCGTGTCTGGAGATATCGAAGGGGCAGTCGGTCGACGTCTTTGAGATCGACGGCGCGTCGAACCGCGGCATCAACGAGATCCGCGAGCTGCGCGAGGGGGTTCGCTATGCGCCGAGTCGCGATCGCAACAAGATCTACATCATCGACGAAGTGCACATGCTCACCACCGAGGCCTTCAACGCGCTGTTGAAGACCCTGGAGGAGCCGCCGGATCATGCGCGCTTTATTTTCGCGACGACCGAGCCGCAGAAGATCCCGGTGACGATCTTGAGCCGCTGCCAGCGTTTTGACTTCAAACGCATCGGGCAGAACGACATCGTCGAGCATCTCGAGCACCTCTGCCGCGAGGAGGGCATCGACGCGGAGCGGGCCGCGCTGCAGATCGTGGCCCGTCAGGCGGCCGGCGGCATGCGCGATGCCTTGAGCCTGCTCGACCAGATCATCAGCTTCAGCGGCAAGACCATCAAAGAGTCGGAGATCGCCGAGGTGCTGGGTGTGGCCAACCGCCGCCACCTCTTCGATCTTTCGGAGGCGGTGCTCAGCCATGATGCCGAGCGCGCGCTGGTGGTGGTCGATGAGGTCAACCGCTACGGCTACGACATGCAGCAGTTTGCCTCGGAGCTGGTCACGCATTTTCGCGATCTGATGGTGACCTCGGTCGTCAAAGATCCGGAGCTTGTGACCGAGCTGACCGAGAGTGAGCTGGAGGTCGCCCGTCGCCAGATCGCGGGCCAGCCCCAGGAGCTCTTGCACCGCTGCTTCAGCGTGATGGTGGAGGGCGCCCAGAAGATGCACCGCTCTCCTTACCCGCGGCTGATCTTTGAGATGACGCTGGTGCGCCTGGCCGCGCTGGAGCCGATGGTCGGTCTCGACCTGCTCGTCGATCGTCTCGGTCTTCTGGAAGAGGCGCTCTCGGACGATATCGGCGGGGAGATCGAGTGGCCGGAGCGCCCGGCACCGCGCGTGGTCGCTGCTGCACCGGCGCCCGCTCCCTCGCCAGCGGAAAAAAAAACTCTGAGTGAGGTCGCGCCCGCGACCGAGGGTCATGTTTCGGAGGTGACCGAGGGTCATGCTTCGGTGGTGACCGAGGGTCAGGAAGTGACCGAGGGTCATGCTTCGGAGGTGACCGAGGGTCAGGTTTCGGAGGTGACCGAGGGTCAGGTGACCGAGGGTCAGGAAGTGACCGAGGGTCATGTTTCGGAGGTGACCGAGGGTCAGGTTTCGGAGGTGACCGGGGGTCATGCTTCGGAGGTGACCGAGGGTCAGGTTTCGGAGGTGACCGGGGGTGAGGTTGCGGAGGTGACCGGGGGTCATGCTTCGGAGGTGACCGAGGGTGAGGTTTCGGAGGTGACCGAGGGTGAGGTTTCGGAGGTGACCGAGGGTGAGGTTTCGGAGGTGACCGAGGGTGAGGTTTCGGAGGTGACCGAGGGTGAGGTTTCGGAGGTGACCGAGGGTGAGGTTTCGGAGGTGACCGAGGGTGAGGTTTCGGAGGTGACCGAGGGTCAGCCGGAGGTCGAGAACGCGCCCGAGATCGAGATCGCGCCCGAGCCCCAGACCGACTCCGATCTCGCCACCGCCACCCTCGCTCCTCCGAAGCCCCAGATCCCCGAGCGTCTCATCAAAGCCGACGTCGACGCCCTTGAGGTCCCCGACGCCGCCGCGCTGAAAACCCCCGAGCAGCGCTGGAAGGCGGTCGTGGAGTTTGTGCGCCAGAGCAACGCGCCGGTGGCGGCGGCCTGTGAGTACGCCTACGTGCAGCGTTTTGAGGAGGGGGAGGTTCGCCTCAACTTCACCGAGGCGTTTGCCGACATCGCCCAGGAGGACGCCCGCAAGAAGACCATCGAAGACGCGGTGAAACGCATCTTCGGGGCGGATTGGCGCCTGGTGATGGAGAAGATCGACGAGGAGGCCGCGCGCGGGGTGACCAACCTGGCTGAGGAGCGCGAGGAGGATATCCGCCGTCGGCGCGCCGAGCTCGTCGAGGAGGTGCGCACTGATCCGGTGGTGGCCGAGGCCCAGAAGCTCTTCGGGGCGGAGGATGTGCGCGTGAGCGTCAAACTCTTTGACGAGTGA
- a CDS encoding phospholipase D-like domain-containing protein has translation MNNQQITAPERTMTTSPLHLLTRGLLLLAVVLSSAACGLDDPGDLETLETPRVEVFFNSPGFTRGSEFNRKPSEFITERIDAARVSVDAAVYGFNKQNIVDALVRAHYRGVRVRLVADAGEYSRGSYGYDIMEQHKVPIQTGNQFHIMHDKFFVIDDRFVFVGTGNISNSEFTYNNNNWLWIDNDEHADLYTAEFEQMFAGRFSAAKHPTTLPNRFQIGDTEVEVYFSPQDDAMGKILEELKNVDTSIYFTIFAFTKDQVASEFIARQREFEEFNAANGFDDLPPLERPKGVVGVLDRSQLHGNGQYHQGYRLAANGIPMRLDGNENSGLPGDYQAGGGRLHAKTMILDAGTPNARVISGSFNWSSAATISNDEILIILRGERITNQYLEEFYNIWDNGKDISSAMCLLMKDNEELTCDDEVEQGDVVISEVHFDGWNGERDPSDHNCGGGNDLDCRRRVTNDQFVELYNTTDKPINLSMWTLSNGQDVIMGFTPGSVIDPGEHFLVLDHNTVPLSERDPQRGEHAFTNPDFVLNTANDPRFRRLNLKNGSMQLELRNTRQVVIDRAGDGSPAYFGGREGDTNYSMERIIGADGTVGDGDVRSSWKQCAASEGGENVNEAFRSFIIATPGEPNSQ, from the coding sequence ATGAACAATCAGCAAATCACAGCGCCGGAGCGCACGATGACGACCTCGCCATTGCACCTTCTGACCCGCGGCCTGCTTCTGCTGGCGGTGGTGTTGAGCAGCGCGGCCTGCGGCCTCGACGACCCGGGCGATCTGGAGACGCTGGAGACCCCGCGGGTCGAGGTCTTCTTTAACTCGCCGGGCTTTACGCGCGGCAGCGAGTTCAACCGCAAGCCCAGCGAGTTCATCACCGAGCGCATCGACGCGGCGCGCGTCTCGGTGGATGCGGCGGTGTACGGCTTTAACAAGCAGAACATCGTCGACGCGCTGGTGCGCGCCCATTACCGCGGGGTGCGCGTGCGCCTTGTGGCCGATGCCGGCGAGTACAGCCGTGGGTCGTATGGCTACGACATTATGGAGCAGCACAAGGTGCCGATTCAGACCGGCAACCAGTTCCACATCATGCACGATAAGTTCTTCGTGATTGATGACCGCTTTGTGTTTGTGGGTACCGGCAACATCTCCAACTCGGAGTTCACCTACAACAACAACAACTGGCTGTGGATCGACAACGACGAGCACGCCGATCTCTACACGGCGGAGTTCGAGCAGATGTTCGCCGGGCGTTTCTCGGCGGCCAAGCACCCCACCACGCTCCCCAACCGCTTCCAGATCGGGGATACCGAGGTTGAGGTTTACTTCTCGCCGCAAGATGACGCGATGGGTAAGATCCTGGAGGAGCTTAAGAACGTCGATACCTCGATCTACTTCACGATCTTCGCGTTTACGAAAGATCAGGTGGCCAGCGAGTTCATCGCGCGTCAGCGGGAGTTTGAGGAGTTTAACGCCGCCAACGGTTTTGATGATCTGCCGCCGCTGGAGCGCCCCAAAGGCGTGGTCGGCGTGTTGGACCGCTCGCAGCTTCACGGTAACGGGCAGTACCACCAGGGCTATCGCCTGGCGGCCAACGGCATCCCGATGCGCCTCGATGGTAATGAGAACTCCGGGCTTCCCGGCGATTACCAGGCCGGTGGCGGTCGTCTGCACGCCAAGACGATGATTTTGGATGCGGGCACGCCCAACGCGCGGGTGATCTCGGGGAGCTTCAACTGGTCGTCTGCGGCGACCATCTCCAACGATGAGATCCTCATCATTCTTCGCGGTGAGCGCATCACCAACCAGTACCTGGAGGAGTTCTACAACATCTGGGACAACGGCAAGGACATCTCCTCGGCGATGTGCCTGTTGATGAAGGATAACGAGGAGCTGACCTGCGACGATGAGGTTGAGCAGGGCGACGTGGTCATCAGCGAAGTGCATTTCGACGGGTGGAACGGTGAGCGCGATCCCTCCGACCATAACTGCGGTGGGGGTAACGATCTGGACTGCCGTCGTCGGGTGACCAACGACCAGTTCGTGGAGCTGTACAACACCACCGACAAGCCGATTAACCTCTCGATGTGGACGCTGAGCAACGGTCAGGACGTGATCATGGGCTTTACGCCGGGTAGCGTCATCGATCCCGGCGAGCACTTCCTGGTGCTCGATCACAATACGGTGCCGCTCTCCGAGCGTGATCCGCAGCGTGGGGAGCATGCGTTTACGAACCCGGATTTTGTGCTGAACACGGCCAACGATCCGCGCTTCCGTCGCCTCAACCTCAAGAACGGCTCGATGCAGCTGGAGCTTCGCAACACGCGTCAGGTGGTCATCGATCGTGCCGGCGATGGATCTCCGGCCTATTTCGGCGGGCGAGAAGGTGATACAAACTACTCGATGGAGCGCATCATCGGTGCCGATGGCACCGTGGGTGATGGCGATGTCCGCTCGAGCTGGAAGCAGTGCGCGGCCAGCGAAGGCGGGGAAAACGTCAACGAGGCGTTCCGCAGCTTTATCATCGCTACTCCTGGCGAGCCCAATTCACAGTGA
- a CDS encoding phospholipase D-like domain-containing protein, which translates to MTTNPFRKAALIALLALALPATSTHWVGEVQAQDEDFEGWLTNVDFYVGEQQTQEAVRSRMVADINGATEQIEAAFGALEDGEVVEALEEAAARGVEVRLVSDEGSASVSGISTLLANGEIDSVLGDGPLSYLPDPTLTTVLEFCQTNSSGDYIQCTSAGGQGNNENLVNRPDSFNVMTHSFVVIDTTTVWNITAPLTDEQPLWLAFRAMSEDLARSFRREFNQMHAGVFSTTLSVYNGPLKSITQNVTLRNTNRGQMRVRFNPQERLVKNVIDEIYRAKGSVWVMTEDLQNRDLINALRYKQDNGFDVRVMVGSTQGSSVDSELADLDVVRAPASMGLLPTFIVYDSERDVQGRRQPRLVQMLSHKLWQGAPMDVITRVPNDEVRIYPSDTFVDGAMWEILEDGTSENEAVDPFVQAWESVWSEAQ; encoded by the coding sequence ATGACGACGAACCCCTTTCGTAAGGCGGCGCTCATCGCGCTGCTCGCGCTTGCGCTCCCGGCAACCTCCACCCATTGGGTGGGGGAGGTGCAGGCGCAGGACGAAGATTTTGAAGGCTGGCTCACCAACGTCGATTTCTACGTCGGCGAGCAGCAAACTCAGGAGGCCGTGCGCAGCCGCATGGTCGCCGATATCAACGGCGCCACCGAGCAGATCGAGGCGGCCTTCGGGGCGCTCGAAGATGGCGAGGTGGTCGAGGCGCTGGAAGAGGCCGCCGCGCGCGGCGTGGAGGTGCGCCTTGTCAGCGATGAGGGCAGCGCCTCGGTCAGCGGCATCAGCACCCTGCTCGCCAATGGCGAGATCGACTCGGTGCTCGGTGACGGGCCGCTCTCGTATCTTCCCGATCCCACGCTGACCACGGTGCTGGAGTTCTGCCAGACCAACTCCTCTGGCGACTACATCCAGTGCACGTCGGCCGGTGGTCAGGGCAACAACGAGAACCTGGTCAACCGCCCCGACAGCTTCAACGTGATGACGCACAGCTTCGTGGTGATTGATACGACCACGGTCTGGAACATCACCGCGCCGCTGACCGATGAGCAGCCCCTGTGGCTCGCCTTCCGGGCGATGAGCGAAGATCTGGCGCGTAGCTTCCGCCGCGAGTTCAACCAGATGCACGCCGGGGTCTTCTCGACCACGCTCAGCGTGTACAACGGGCCTTTGAAGTCGATCACCCAGAACGTGACGCTGCGTAACACCAACCGCGGGCAGATGCGCGTGCGCTTCAACCCGCAAGAGCGTCTGGTCAAAAACGTCATCGACGAGATCTACCGCGCCAAGGGCTCGGTGTGGGTGATGACCGAAGATCTGCAGAACCGCGATCTGATCAACGCCCTGCGCTACAAGCAGGACAACGGCTTTGATGTGCGCGTGATGGTCGGCTCGACCCAGGGGAGTTCGGTGGACAGCGAGCTCGCCGATCTCGACGTGGTGCGCGCACCGGCGTCGATGGGGCTTCTGCCCACCTTCATCGTGTACGACTCCGAGCGCGATGTGCAGGGTCGCCGCCAGCCGCGTCTGGTGCAGATGCTCAGCCACAAGCTGTGGCAGGGCGCGCCGATGGACGTGATCACGCGGGTGCCCAACGACGAAGTCCGCATCTACCCCTCCGACACCTTTGTGGACGGCGCGATGTGGGAGATTCTGGAAGACGGCACCTCCGAGAACGAGGCGGTCGATCCCTTCGTGCAGGCCTGGGAGTCAGTCTGGAGTGAGGCTCAGTGA